One Vigna unguiculata cultivar IT97K-499-35 chromosome 11, ASM411807v1, whole genome shotgun sequence DNA window includes the following coding sequences:
- the LOC114170574 gene encoding UDP-glycosyltransferase 79B30-like — protein sequence MEPRPLHIAMYPWLAMGHQTAFLHLCNKLAIRGHRISFITPTKAQAKLEPYNLHPHLITFVTVTVPHVEGLPPDAQTTADVTYPLQPNIMTAMDLTKDDVETLLTDLKPELVFYDFTHWMPTLTKKLGIKAVHYCTASSVMIGYTLPPARYYQGIDLSESDLMEPLKGYPDSSIKLHAHEARAFAGKRKDTFGSDVLFYDRQFIALNEADVLAYRTCREIEGPYLDYIGSQFKKPVLATGPVILEPPTSELEEKFATWLGGFEAGTVVYCCFGSECTLRPEQFQELVLGLELTGKPFLAAVKPPVGFETVESAMPEGFEERVKGRGFVYGGWVMQQLILAHPSVGCFITHCGSGSLSEALVNQCQLVLLPNVGDQILNARMMANNLEVGVEVQKDENGHYTKESVRSAVSIVMDEENESGKKVRDNHTKLRETLLDKNLESCYLDNFCMSLQEIVDKRV from the exons ATGGAGCCACGTCCTCTGCACATAGCTATGTATCCATGGCTGGCCATGGGTCACCAAACAGCATTTCTCCACCTATGCAACAAGTTAGCCATAAGGGGTCACAGAATCTCCTTCATCACACCCACAAAAGCACAAGCCAAGTTGGAACCATACAACTTGCATCCTCACTTGATCACGTTCGTCACCGTCACAGTTCCTCACGTTGAAGGTCTTCCTCCTGATGCACAAACCACTGCAGATGTCACTTACCCTTTGCAACCAAACATCATGACAGCCATGGATCTCACCAAAGATGACGTAGAGACCCTTCTCACTGATCTCAAACCTGAACTTGTTTTCTATGACTTCACGCATTGGATGCCAACCTTGACCAAGAAATTAGGGATCAAGGCTGTGCACTATTGCACTGCTAGCTCTGTCATGATTGGTTACACTCTTCCACCAGCCAGATATTACCAAGGGATTGACCTATCAGAAAGTGACCTCATGGAACCCCTGAAGG GGTACCCAGACTCGTCCATCAAGCTTCATGCTCACGAGGCTCGTGCCTTTGCGGGGAAAAGAAAGGACACGTTCGGGAGCGATGTTCTCTTCTACGATCGCCAATTCATCGCACTGAATGAAGCTGACGTGTTGGCATACAGAACATGCAGAGAAATCGAAGGGCCATATCTTGATTACATCGGAAGCCAGTTCAAGAAGCCCGTGCTTGCAACCGGTCCAGTTATTCTGGAGCCACCAACCTCCGAGTTGGAGGAAAAATTCGCCACATGGCTCGGAGGGTTCGAGGCAGGGACAGTGGTCTATTGTTGTTTTGGGAGCGAATGCACTTTGAGACCTGAGCAGTTCCAGGAGCTGGTGCTTGGTCTCGAGCTCACCGGCAAGCCATTCTTGGCAGCAGTGAAGCCCCCGGTGGGGTTCGAGACGGTGGAATCAGCCATGCCGGAAGGGTTTGAAGAAAGGGTTAAAGGAAGAGGGTTTGTGTATGGAGGGTGGGTTATGCAACAGTTGATTCTTGCACACCCTTCTGTGGGGTGCTTCATCACACATTGTGGTTCTGGTTCTTTGTCTGAGGCACTGGTGAACCAGTGTCAGCTGGTGCTGCTGCCCAATGTTGGTGACCAGATTCTGAATGCGAGGATGATGGCGAACAACTTGGAGGTTGGTGTGGAAGTGCAGAAAGATGAGAATGGACATTACACGAAGGAGAGTGTGCGCAGTGCTGTGAGCATTGTGATGGATGAGGAGAATGAAAGTGGTAAGAAGGTGAGGGATAATCACACTAAGCTCAGAGAAACACTCCTTGACAAAAATTTGGAGTCTTGTTATCTTGACAACTTCTGCATGAGCCTCCAAGAGATTGTTGATAAAAGAGTTTAA